From a region of the Streptomyces venezuelae genome:
- a CDS encoding fibronectin type III domain-containing protein, with amino-acid sequence MRRSAPTLALCLAVSGITGITTLTACTAPDTRPPPAPAGLTAQAGSATSVHVMWDAAADQDGVTGYQVFEAGRLVRELPAEKTMVDITGLAPQTGYVFTVRAEDAAGNLSSPGPAAQVTTPAAKAEDRTAPTSPAATTALATGPRSARVTWTAATDDTGVTAYDVYQGGVRIHTAGPGETSTALDSLRPDTVYTFTVRARDGADNSSPDGPAVDVTTPPASGNGPGTAPAEFAATASPGTVTLTWTAPDTGGETTEYELYVNGTPTTVIQFGAGAVPSGRAEHRLTVAEPTGTVWAVKLRARLPDGNWGSFSAERRITLLA; translated from the coding sequence GTGCGACGCAGCGCCCCCACGCTCGCCCTCTGCCTGGCCGTCTCGGGCATCACCGGCATCACCACCCTCACGGCCTGCACCGCGCCCGACACCCGGCCCCCGCCCGCCCCCGCCGGGCTGACCGCCCAGGCCGGCAGCGCCACCAGCGTGCACGTCATGTGGGACGCGGCGGCCGACCAGGACGGGGTGACCGGCTACCAGGTCTTCGAAGCCGGCCGCCTGGTCCGCGAACTCCCCGCCGAGAAGACCATGGTCGACATCACCGGCCTCGCCCCGCAGACCGGTTACGTCTTCACGGTCCGGGCCGAGGACGCCGCCGGGAACCTCTCGTCACCCGGCCCCGCCGCCCAGGTCACCACCCCGGCCGCCAAGGCCGAGGACCGTACGGCCCCCACCTCCCCGGCCGCCACCACCGCCCTGGCGACCGGGCCCCGGTCCGCCCGGGTGACCTGGACGGCGGCGACCGACGACACCGGGGTCACGGCCTACGACGTCTACCAGGGCGGCGTCCGGATCCACACCGCCGGCCCCGGCGAGACCTCCACGGCCCTGGACAGCCTCCGGCCGGACACCGTCTACACCTTCACCGTCCGGGCCCGCGACGGGGCCGACAACTCCTCCCCCGACGGCCCCGCAGTGGACGTGACGACCCCGCCCGCCTCCGGCAACGGCCCCGGGACGGCCCCCGCCGAGTTCGCCGCGACGGCCTCCCCCGGCACCGTCACCCTGACCTGGACCGCCCCGGACACCGGGGGCGAGACGACGGAGTACGAGCTGTACGTCAACGGAACGCCCACGACCGTCATCCAGTTCGGAGCGGGTGCCGTACCCAGCGGCCGGGCGGAGCACCGGCTCACGGTGGCCGAGCCGACCGGCACGGTGTGGGCCGTGAAACTGCGGGCCAGACTCCCCGACGGCAACTGGGGATCCTTCTCGGCGGAGCGGCGGATCACACTCCTCGCGTGA
- a CDS encoding SchA/CurD-like domain-containing protein, with protein sequence MTTLSERISQSAFDGSRLRVVLLLDLYDGAQNQFLEVYERLQQQVSSVPGHISDELCQSIENPSQWLITSEWESAPRFLAWINSEEHVASVQPLHGCVRDTRSLRFSVLREIGKGPSPGSPSPTGPPSAASPDAADRARGSLQVAPRRGDGVVRHALTFTVKPGSEPVVAELLAGYTSPQAQVDESTRLRRTSLFMHGNRVVRAVEVEGDLLAALRHVSQQPEVRALEEAINPYLEQDRDLSDPGSARVFFTRAALPAVHHVAAGGREGTDVGRHALFYPAKDGCGMALARLLAGQDEAAVDDPTSPVESSTVFQRDDIVVRLLDLRGPLDARPALALGVEGGHKAAVLARLLDSAKDGVPTTDQEISRFLARSEMRLITDRRSPVQA encoded by the coding sequence ATGACAACCTTGTCGGAACGGATATCCCAGTCCGCCTTCGACGGCTCGAGACTTCGGGTCGTGCTGCTGCTGGATCTGTACGACGGTGCGCAGAATCAGTTTCTCGAGGTGTACGAACGTCTCCAGCAGCAGGTGTCCTCCGTCCCCGGACACATCAGTGACGAGTTGTGCCAGTCGATCGAGAACCCGTCGCAGTGGCTCATCACCAGCGAGTGGGAGAGCGCACCGCGGTTCTTGGCCTGGATCAACAGCGAGGAACACGTCGCGTCGGTGCAGCCGCTGCACGGCTGTGTACGGGACACCCGCTCGCTGCGTTTCAGCGTGCTGCGGGAGATCGGCAAGGGGCCGAGTCCCGGCTCCCCCTCCCCCACCGGCCCGCCCTCCGCCGCCTCACCGGACGCCGCGGACCGGGCGCGGGGCAGCCTCCAGGTCGCGCCCCGGCGCGGTGACGGCGTGGTCCGCCACGCGCTCACCTTCACCGTGAAGCCCGGCAGCGAGCCGGTGGTGGCGGAGCTCCTGGCCGGGTACACGTCCCCGCAGGCCCAGGTCGACGAGAGCACCCGGCTGCGCCGCACCTCGCTCTTCATGCACGGCAACCGTGTCGTGCGGGCGGTCGAGGTCGAGGGCGACCTGCTGGCGGCCCTGCGGCACGTGTCCCAGCAGCCCGAGGTACGGGCGCTGGAGGAGGCCATCAACCCGTATCTGGAGCAGGACCGGGATCTCAGCGACCCCGGATCGGCCCGCGTGTTCTTCACCCGGGCGGCGCTCCCTGCGGTACACCATGTGGCGGCCGGCGGACGCGAGGGCACGGACGTCGGGCGGCACGCCCTCTTCTACCCGGCGAAGGACGGATGCGGCATGGCGCTCGCCCGGCTGCTCGCCGGGCAGGACGAGGCGGCCGTGGACGACCCGACGAGCCCCGTCGAGAGCAGCACCGTCTTCCAGCGCGACGACATCGTCGTGCGCCTCCTCGACCTGCGCGGCCCGCTCGACGCGCGCCCCGCACTGGCCCTCGGCGTCGAGGGCGGCCACAAGGCGGCCGTGCTCGCCCGGCTGCTCGACAGCGCCAAGGACGGCGTACCCACCACCGACCAGGAGATCTCCCGCTTCCTCGCGCGCTCCGAAATGCGCCTGATCACCGACCGGCGTTCGCCGGTCCAAGCCTGA
- a CDS encoding methyltransferase: protein MTTVSPTPTPIPSPQHTPQPAMRLRELVFGAACAAAVRAAARLTVADALGESPATATELAAAVGSEPLPLQRLLRALSCYGIFAETEDGKFVHTEMSRLLREDDPHSLRYIALWCTEPWTWQAWPRLDDAVRSGGSVFQELYGKGFFDYLHQDAHESAHVFNRAMTTSSMQSALDVAELLDLTGISVVADIGGGQGHVLASLLEKHPAVRGVLLDLPGVAANADPRLREDGPLAARAEIVPGDCREAIPVDADMYIIKNILEWDDDSTRRTLANVVDAARPGSRVVIIENLVDDTPSMKFTTAMDLLLLLNVGGAKHTKASLCARMEDAGLVIGEIRPVNAYLHAFECTVPG from the coding sequence ATGACCACGGTAAGTCCCACCCCGACCCCGATCCCCTCCCCCCAGCACACCCCCCAGCCGGCCATGCGCCTGCGGGAGCTCGTCTTCGGAGCGGCCTGCGCCGCCGCCGTACGGGCCGCGGCCCGCCTCACGGTGGCCGACGCCCTCGGCGAGTCGCCCGCCACCGCCACCGAACTCGCGGCCGCCGTCGGCTCCGAGCCGCTGCCCCTGCAACGGCTGCTCCGCGCCCTGTCCTGCTACGGGATCTTCGCGGAGACGGAGGACGGGAAGTTCGTCCACACCGAGATGTCGCGGCTGCTGCGCGAGGACGACCCGCACAGCCTGCGCTACATCGCCCTGTGGTGCACGGAGCCCTGGACCTGGCAGGCCTGGCCCCGGCTCGACGACGCCGTCCGGTCCGGCGGCAGCGTCTTCCAGGAGCTCTACGGCAAGGGCTTCTTCGACTACCTGCACCAGGACGCGCACGAGTCGGCCCACGTGTTCAACCGGGCCATGACCACCTCCAGCATGCAGTCGGCGCTGGACGTCGCGGAACTCCTCGACCTCACCGGGATCTCGGTCGTCGCGGACATCGGCGGCGGCCAGGGACACGTGCTGGCGAGCCTGCTGGAGAAGCACCCGGCCGTACGGGGCGTCCTGCTCGACCTGCCGGGCGTCGCGGCGAACGCGGATCCGCGGCTGCGGGAGGACGGTCCGCTCGCGGCACGGGCCGAGATCGTCCCCGGGGACTGCCGGGAGGCCATCCCCGTCGACGCCGACATGTACATCATCAAGAACATCCTGGAGTGGGACGACGACAGCACCCGCAGGACCCTCGCCAACGTCGTCGACGCGGCCCGCCCCGGATCCAGGGTCGTCATCATCGAGAACCTGGTCGACGACACCCCGTCGATGAAGTTCACCACGGCCATGGACCTGCTGCTGCTCCTCAACGTCGGCGGCGCGAAGCACACCAAGGCGAGCCTCTGCGCCCGCATGGAGGACGCCGGACTGGTGATCGGCGAGATCCGGCCGGTCAACGCGTACCTGCACGCGTTCGAGTGCACCGTGCCCGGGTGA
- a CDS encoding nitrous oxide reductase family maturation protein NosD, with product MAAGLGVLAPPAAAEAGRRVHPGDSIQDAVNYARPGDIITVMPGTYYENVLITKRLTLRGFGARTVIKPPVTAVTPATPVAPPATGGSAAPAAPGAATAPAATTAPSGRALACSQADSGICVMGTAEQPVVGVDIRSLTVSGFKRNGIWASYTDRLSVQRVISEKNGTWGIAQERSTRGLFRDNTARDNAESGLFIANTVDREGGATDTLGAVVRRNTLTGNRIGVTVRRVRNLSVYGNTLTGNCGGIFVVGDEGEPGAGDMTIRNNRIHENNKFCKGNSRLPDIQGAGIVLTGAEETVVRSNDIRGNVGASPLSGGILLFKSFVGATNTDNVIRDNVVRDNKPADLANQGTGTGNRFVNNRCASSVPAGMC from the coding sequence ATGGCCGCAGGTCTCGGCGTGCTCGCGCCGCCCGCCGCCGCCGAGGCCGGACGCAGAGTGCACCCGGGCGACTCGATCCAGGACGCGGTGAACTACGCCAGGCCGGGCGACATCATCACCGTCATGCCCGGCACCTACTACGAGAACGTGCTGATCACCAAGCGGCTGACCCTGCGCGGGTTCGGTGCCCGGACGGTGATCAAGCCGCCGGTCACCGCCGTCACCCCGGCCACGCCCGTGGCACCGCCGGCCACCGGCGGTTCCGCGGCGCCGGCGGCACCCGGAGCGGCGACCGCACCGGCCGCGACGACGGCGCCGAGCGGCCGCGCGCTCGCCTGCTCGCAGGCCGACTCCGGAATCTGCGTCATGGGGACGGCGGAGCAGCCCGTCGTCGGCGTGGACATCCGGTCGCTGACCGTCTCGGGCTTCAAGCGCAACGGCATCTGGGCCTCCTACACCGACCGGCTGAGCGTCCAGCGGGTGATCTCCGAGAAGAACGGCACCTGGGGCATCGCCCAGGAGCGTTCCACCCGCGGGCTCTTCCGCGACAACACCGCCCGCGACAACGCCGAGTCGGGCCTCTTCATCGCCAACACCGTCGACCGGGAGGGCGGCGCCACCGACACCCTGGGCGCCGTGGTCCGCAGGAACACGCTGACCGGCAACCGGATCGGTGTCACCGTCAGGCGCGTCCGGAACCTCTCCGTCTACGGCAACACCCTCACCGGCAACTGCGGCGGCATCTTCGTCGTCGGCGACGAGGGCGAGCCCGGCGCCGGGGACATGACCATCCGCAACAACCGGATCCACGAGAACAACAAGTTCTGCAAGGGCAACAGCCGCCTCCCCGACATCCAGGGCGCCGGCATCGTCCTCACCGGAGCCGAGGAAACGGTCGTGCGCTCGAACGACATCCGCGGCAACGTCGGAGCCTCCCCGCTGTCCGGCGGAATCCTGCTGTTCAAGAGCTTCGTGGGCGCGACGAACACCGACAACGTCATCCGGGACAACGTGGTGCGGGACAACAAGCCGGCGGACCTGGCCAACCAGGGGACCGGAACGGGCAACCGGTTCGTCAACAACCGGTGCGCATCCTCCGTACCGGCCGGGATGTGCTGA
- a CDS encoding helix-turn-helix domain-containing protein, whose translation MGDVLGDPDHRRETGRPHASDDAAMPFPAQLRRLRVQRGLSLADLARQTHYSKGYLSKIETGSKRVTVDVARRCDEVLRAGGELVRLVREPGPRDGVGGGGGGSDAGPQADGQCPYQGLPAFTAREARWFFGRDRATAELIERVFERIGEGPLMLLAPSGAGKSSLLNAGLVAALRGGGFPVPGSDSWPVLRFTPTADPLEELVACAAKALGGDLGVTAGEVRDRPSALLEAVRRCAGGTPADGPDRTPPPPRPVLIVDQFEELFTLCSDEDERRAFVRVLCALATAPAPAGPAADPPDPAVVVLGVRADFSGSCLDLPELAPVFARGLFVLPAMSLAELRESIARPAELAGLTLQPGLFPLLMRDAGVRDDQPDRAPSGVLPLVSHALLATWRRREGATLTVDGYERTGGIQGAIARTAEEVFTRLYPAEQNTLRRVLVRLVHVADGTGATRRRMSRTALMEQLADAGPAAAALDTFVRARLITMDSDTVEITHEALLHAWPRLRGWISADRAGLLVHQQLAHAAAEWEREGRDPSALHRGTRLETARAWADEHDGRSRLGPLESAFLRASQDAQHGRERQAGRQVRLRQWALATLVVLLVLAVGAGGLAYQQRAGALGQERVARSRALALQSAALASGRPEASMLLAAEAYRTSATSEARGALLSTQSQPFIARLGGHGGPVNAVAFGPGNGMLATAGSDGKVILRRVADRRTIATFTMPGRVRAVTFSPDGSMLAATSTDGPAQLWDTAGHGAGARLPASTTGSRAVAFAPDGRSLAVAGADGAIGLWDAAGDHRALASLTGHTGRVNALAYAADGRTLVSAGADRTVRLWDPVEAGPLAVLTGHTDEVLGVAFAPDGRTVATGGVDRTVRLWDVAGRRATATLSGHSDDVNAVAYTPDGTTVVSAGGDGTTRLWDVAGGRAAATLAGHTDYVLGVAVDGGGTVLATAGFDQSVVLWDLRGAALASRPFTEIWHAAYSPDGKWLATAEADHAVRLWDVSGRRVVATFTGHAETVFSVAFAPDGRTLASAGSDGTIRLWDTAVHGRSAVLDGPGGTVFSVVFSPDGRTLASAGSDGTVRLWDVAGRRQLAVLTGHTDFANDVAFSPDGRTLASAGDDLTVRLWDVAGRRPLAVLTGHRGAVRGVAFGPDGRTLASSGNDGTVRLWDARLHRFEAALAGHTGSARGIAFSPDGRTLASSGNDRTVRLWDVAGRRTVAALSGHTNAVWGVVFAPDGRTVASSSTDGTVRLWDLDVGARLAVVDRLRAAGSGGGAGP comes from the coding sequence ATGGGGGATGTCTTGGGGGATCCGGACCACCGGCGCGAGACCGGCCGCCCGCACGCGTCCGACGACGCCGCGATGCCCTTTCCCGCACAGCTGAGACGTCTGCGGGTGCAACGTGGCCTGTCCCTCGCGGACCTCGCCCGGCAGACGCACTACAGCAAGGGCTATCTGAGCAAGATCGAGACCGGCTCGAAGCGCGTCACCGTCGACGTCGCACGCCGCTGCGACGAGGTACTGCGGGCCGGGGGTGAACTGGTGCGGCTGGTCCGGGAACCGGGGCCGCGCGACGGCGTCGGGGGCGGGGGCGGCGGGAGCGACGCCGGTCCGCAGGCGGACGGCCAGTGCCCCTACCAGGGCCTGCCGGCCTTCACCGCGCGGGAGGCCCGCTGGTTCTTCGGGCGGGATCGGGCTACGGCCGAGCTGATCGAGCGGGTCTTCGAACGGATCGGGGAGGGGCCGCTGATGCTGCTCGCCCCGTCGGGCGCGGGCAAGTCCTCCCTGCTGAACGCCGGTCTGGTGGCGGCGCTGCGCGGGGGCGGCTTCCCGGTGCCGGGCTCCGACAGCTGGCCCGTACTGCGGTTCACGCCCACCGCGGACCCGCTGGAGGAGCTCGTGGCCTGCGCCGCGAAGGCGCTGGGGGGCGATCTCGGCGTCACCGCGGGCGAGGTGCGGGACCGGCCGTCCGCGCTGCTCGAAGCCGTCCGGCGGTGCGCGGGCGGTACCCCGGCGGACGGCCCGGACCGGACGCCGCCGCCCCCGCGTCCGGTGCTGATCGTCGACCAGTTCGAGGAGCTGTTCACTCTGTGCTCCGACGAGGACGAGCGGCGTGCGTTCGTCCGGGTGCTGTGCGCGCTGGCGACCGCGCCCGCACCGGCCGGCCCCGCCGCGGACCCGCCCGACCCCGCCGTCGTGGTGCTCGGCGTACGGGCCGACTTCTCCGGGAGCTGCCTGGACCTGCCGGAGCTGGCCCCGGTCTTCGCCCGGGGGCTGTTCGTCCTGCCCGCCATGTCCCTGGCCGAGCTGCGGGAGTCGATCGCCCGCCCGGCGGAGCTCGCCGGCCTCACCCTCCAGCCGGGTCTGTTCCCACTGCTGATGCGCGACGCCGGAGTGCGCGACGACCAGCCCGACCGGGCGCCGTCCGGGGTGCTCCCCCTCGTCTCGCACGCCCTGCTGGCCACCTGGCGCCGGCGCGAGGGCGCCACCTTGACCGTGGACGGGTACGAGCGCACCGGCGGCATCCAGGGGGCGATCGCCCGCACCGCCGAGGAGGTGTTCACCCGCCTGTACCCGGCCGAGCAGAACACGCTCCGCCGCGTCCTGGTCCGGCTGGTGCACGTCGCCGACGGTACGGGGGCCACGCGCCGCCGGATGAGCCGGACCGCCCTGATGGAACAGCTGGCCGATGCGGGCCCCGCCGCGGCCGCGCTCGACACTTTCGTACGGGCCCGCCTGATCACCATGGACAGCGACACCGTGGAGATCACCCACGAGGCCCTGCTGCACGCCTGGCCGCGGCTGCGCGGCTGGATCAGCGCCGACCGGGCCGGGCTCCTGGTCCACCAGCAACTGGCCCACGCCGCCGCCGAATGGGAGCGTGAGGGACGCGATCCGTCCGCGCTGCACCGCGGGACCCGGCTGGAGACCGCCCGGGCCTGGGCCGACGAACACGACGGCAGGAGCCGGCTCGGCCCGCTGGAGTCCGCCTTCCTGCGGGCGAGCCAGGACGCGCAGCACGGCCGTGAGCGGCAGGCGGGGCGTCAGGTGCGGCTGCGGCAGTGGGCGCTGGCGACGCTCGTGGTCCTGCTGGTCCTCGCCGTGGGCGCGGGCGGGCTCGCGTACCAGCAGCGCGCGGGCGCGCTCGGCCAGGAGCGCGTGGCCCGTTCGCGGGCACTGGCCCTGCAGTCCGCGGCGCTGGCCTCGGGCCGGCCGGAGGCCTCGATGCTGCTCGCGGCGGAGGCGTACCGGACCTCGGCCACGAGCGAAGCCCGCGGGGCGCTGCTGAGCACCCAGTCCCAGCCGTTCATCGCCCGGCTGGGCGGGCACGGGGGGCCGGTCAACGCGGTGGCCTTCGGCCCGGGCAACGGCATGCTGGCGACGGCCGGTTCGGACGGGAAGGTGATCCTGCGGAGGGTGGCCGACCGCCGGACGATCGCGACCTTCACCATGCCCGGGCGGGTGCGCGCGGTGACCTTCAGTCCCGACGGGTCGATGCTCGCGGCCACCTCCACGGACGGGCCGGCGCAGCTCTGGGACACCGCCGGGCACGGCGCGGGGGCGCGGCTCCCGGCGAGTACGACGGGGTCCAGGGCGGTGGCCTTCGCACCCGACGGGCGGAGCCTGGCCGTCGCCGGTGCCGACGGGGCGATCGGGCTGTGGGACGCCGCCGGGGACCACCGCGCGCTCGCATCGCTCACCGGGCACACCGGGCGGGTGAACGCCCTGGCGTACGCCGCCGACGGCCGGACGCTGGTGTCGGCCGGTGCCGACCGGACCGTCCGGCTGTGGGATCCGGTGGAGGCGGGTCCGCTCGCGGTCCTCACCGGGCACACCGACGAGGTGCTCGGCGTGGCGTTCGCGCCGGACGGCCGTACGGTCGCCACGGGGGGCGTCGACCGCACGGTCCGGCTGTGGGACGTGGCCGGGCGCCGGGCGACCGCCACGCTCAGCGGGCACAGCGACGACGTGAACGCCGTCGCCTACACCCCGGACGGGACGACGGTCGTCAGCGCGGGCGGCGACGGTACGACCCGGCTGTGGGACGTGGCCGGGGGCCGGGCGGCGGCCACGCTGGCCGGGCACACCGACTACGTCCTCGGGGTGGCCGTGGACGGCGGTGGCACGGTGCTGGCCACCGCCGGTTTCGACCAGTCGGTGGTGCTGTGGGACCTGCGGGGCGCGGCCTTGGCGTCGCGGCCGTTCACGGAGATCTGGCACGCCGCGTACAGCCCGGACGGGAAGTGGCTGGCGACCGCGGAGGCGGATCACGCGGTACGGCTGTGGGACGTCTCGGGGCGCCGCGTCGTGGCCACGTTCACGGGGCACGCCGAGACGGTGTTCTCGGTGGCCTTCGCGCCCGACGGGCGGACTCTGGCCTCGGCCGGCTCCGACGGCACGATCCGGCTGTGGGACACGGCGGTCCACGGCCGGTCCGCCGTGCTCGACGGCCCGGGCGGGACCGTGTTCTCGGTGGTCTTCTCACCGGACGGGCGGACGCTCGCCTCGGCCGGCTCCGACGGCACCGTACGGCTGTGGGACGTGGCGGGGCGCCGGCAGCTGGCCGTGCTGACGGGGCACACGGACTTCGCCAACGACGTGGCGTTCAGCCCCGACGGGCGCACCCTGGCGAGCGCCGGGGACGATCTGACGGTCCGGCTGTGGGACGTGGCGGGGCGCCGCCCGCTCGCCGTCCTCACCGGCCACCGGGGCGCGGTGCGCGGTGTGGCCTTCGGCCCGGACGGGCGGACGCTGGCGAGCAGCGGCAACGACGGGACCGTACGGCTGTGGGACGCGCGGCTCCACCGCTTCGAGGCGGCACTGGCCGGGCACACGGGTTCGGCGCGGGGCATCGCCTTCTCCCCCGACGGCCGCACGCTCGCGAGCAGTGGCAACGACCGCACGGTGCGGCTGTGGGACGTGGCCGGGCGCCGGACGGTGGCCGCGCTGTCCGGCCACACGAACGCGGTGTGGGGCGTCGTCTTCGCTCCCGACGGACGGACGGTGGCCAGCAGCAGTACGGACGGCACCGTACGGCTGTGGGACCTGGACGTCGGGGCGCGGCTGGCGGTGGTCGACAGACTGCGGGCGGCCGGGTCCGGGGGCGGGGCGGGGCCGTAG
- a CDS encoding DM13 domain-containing protein, which yields MTRTRRGRLWGGASVAAAVVLAVALYWLQPWKLWQDETVREALPAASPSVPGAPAAAPGAAAGPVTVARGTLISHEHSTTGAVELIRLPDGSHTLRLTDLDTSNGPDLRVWLTDAPVKEGVAGWRVFDDGKHTSLGKLKGNKGDQNYPVPADVNVAEFTSVTIWCDRFDVSFGAASLTAV from the coding sequence GTGACACGGACAAGGCGCGGACGGCTGTGGGGCGGAGCATCGGTCGCGGCGGCGGTGGTGCTGGCAGTGGCGCTGTACTGGCTGCAGCCGTGGAAGCTGTGGCAGGACGAGACCGTCCGCGAGGCCCTCCCGGCCGCCTCGCCGTCGGTGCCGGGCGCGCCGGCGGCCGCACCGGGCGCCGCGGCCGGCCCGGTGACCGTGGCCCGGGGGACGCTCATCAGCCACGAGCACAGCACCACCGGCGCGGTGGAGCTCATCCGGCTTCCCGACGGGTCCCACACCCTGCGGCTGACGGACCTCGACACCAGCAACGGCCCGGACCTGCGGGTGTGGCTGACCGACGCCCCGGTGAAGGAGGGGGTGGCGGGCTGGCGCGTCTTCGACGACGGCAAGCACACGAGCCTCGGCAAGCTCAAGGGCAACAAGGGGGACCAGAACTACCCCGTGCCCGCCGACGTGAACGTCGCCGAGTTCACCAGCGTCACCATCTGGTGCGACCGCTTCGACGTCTCCTTCGGAGCGGCGTCCCTGACCGCCGTGTGA
- a CDS encoding acyl carrier protein, whose translation MTARLTMEELAALMKKGAGITVDPAAMASRPDSGFDEWGLDSLGLLGIVGELENRHSKPLPADADRCKSPREFLDLVNSALAA comes from the coding sequence ATGACCGCTCGACTGACCATGGAAGAACTGGCCGCCCTGATGAAGAAGGGGGCCGGCATCACCGTCGACCCCGCGGCCATGGCGAGCCGCCCCGACTCGGGCTTCGACGAGTGGGGGCTCGACTCCCTGGGCCTCCTCGGCATCGTCGGTGAGCTGGAGAACCGGCACAGCAAGCCGCTGCCGGCCGACGCGGACCGGTGCAAGTCCCCGCGCGAGTTCCTCGACCTCGTCAACAGCGCCCTGGCGGCCTGA
- a CDS encoding FAD-dependent oxidoreductase translates to MNERGKRPRTGHGRAMKENVDHHVPVLIVGGSLVGLCTSLFLGRHGIPHMVVEKHAGTSMHPRGRGINVRTMELFRVARVEDRIREAASVLADNHGIMQGGSLTGDDQEWLFEEIDPGGALARFSPATWCLCSQNDIEPVLMSVTPSLGADLRFSTELLSFDQDPGGVTAIVKNRETGEHSTVRADYLVAADGPRSPVREALRIGQSGSGDLFHNVSITFRSRMLPHVVGDRRFIVCYLTKPDADGALLPVDNGERWVFHAPWHPDRGETLEDFTDERCVEHIRRAVGAPDLDVEVTGKAPWHAAERVAERYAVGRVFLAGDSAHEMSPTGAFGSNTGIQDAHNIAWKLAAVLDGSAGPGLLQTYEAERLPVARATSERASARSAEHSHPGYEPDLEPPSASGAAPEGGPDSVPGGGRQGGVLSVAMGYRYNRGAVLGADPDRPVVPERMRLCGDPGSRAPHMWLCGPGDPEPKSTVDLYERSFVLLCSEDAPWRAAGRSVAAELGLPLDVYAIGTGPEADLIPANGGDWTEVHGTTAEGAILVRPDGFVAWRSAQGVADPAAVLHEVLTTLLDRS, encoded by the coding sequence GTGAACGAGCGAGGGAAGCGGCCTCGCACAGGGCATGGAAGAGCCATGAAGGAAAACGTCGACCACCACGTCCCGGTCCTCATCGTGGGCGGCTCGCTGGTGGGTCTGTGCACCTCGCTCTTCCTCGGCCGGCATGGCATCCCCCACATGGTGGTCGAGAAGCACGCGGGTACCTCGATGCACCCACGCGGACGCGGTATCAACGTGCGGACGATGGAACTGTTCCGGGTCGCCCGTGTCGAGGACCGGATCCGTGAGGCCGCCTCGGTCCTGGCGGACAACCACGGCATCATGCAGGGCGGCTCGCTGACCGGTGACGACCAGGAGTGGCTCTTCGAGGAAATCGACCCGGGTGGTGCGCTCGCGCGCTTCAGTCCGGCGACATGGTGCCTGTGCAGCCAGAACGACATCGAGCCGGTCCTGATGTCCGTGACCCCCTCACTCGGAGCCGACCTGCGGTTCTCCACCGAACTCCTCTCCTTCGACCAGGACCCGGGCGGGGTCACCGCGATCGTGAAGAACCGGGAGACCGGGGAGCACAGCACGGTGCGCGCGGACTACCTCGTCGCGGCGGACGGGCCACGCAGCCCCGTGCGGGAGGCGCTCCGGATCGGCCAGAGCGGCTCCGGGGACCTCTTCCACAACGTGAGCATCACCTTCCGGTCCCGGATGCTGCCCCACGTGGTCGGCGACCGGCGTTTCATCGTGTGCTACCTGACCAAGCCCGATGCCGACGGCGCCCTGCTGCCGGTCGACAACGGCGAGCGGTGGGTCTTCCACGCGCCCTGGCACCCGGACCGGGGCGAGACGCTGGAGGACTTCACCGACGAGCGCTGCGTGGAGCACATCCGCCGGGCCGTCGGCGCCCCCGACCTGGACGTCGAGGTCACCGGGAAGGCCCCGTGGCACGCCGCCGAGCGGGTCGCCGAGCGCTACGCGGTCGGCCGGGTCTTCCTGGCCGGCGACTCCGCCCACGAGATGTCCCCCACCGGGGCGTTCGGCTCGAACACCGGCATCCAGGACGCCCACAACATCGCCTGGAAGCTCGCCGCGGTGCTGGACGGTTCGGCCGGTCCGGGGCTGCTGCAGACCTACGAGGCCGAGCGGCTGCCGGTGGCCCGGGCGACGAGCGAGCGCGCCTCGGCGCGGTCGGCGGAGCACAGCCACCCGGGGTACGAACCCGACCTGGAGCCCCCGTCCGCCTCCGGGGCGGCGCCCGAGGGCGGCCCGGACTCCGTGCCCGGCGGCGGCCGGCAGGGCGGGGTTCTCTCCGTGGCCATGGGCTACCGCTACAACCGGGGCGCCGTGCTGGGAGCCGACCCGGACCGGCCGGTCGTGCCCGAGCGGATGCGGCTCTGCGGCGACCCGGGCAGTCGCGCGCCGCACATGTGGCTCTGCGGTCCGGGGGATCCGGAGCCCAAGTCCACCGTGGACCTCTATGAGCGCTCGTTCGTCCTGCTGTGCTCCGAGGACGCGCCGTGGCGTGCCGCGGGGCGGTCCGTCGCCGCGGAGCTGGGCCTGCCCCTGGACGTGTACGCGATCGGCACCGGCCCGGAGGCCGACCTGATCCCGGCGAACGGCGGCGACTGGACGGAGGTGCACGGCACGACCGCGGAGGGCGCGATCCTCGTCCGCCCGGACGGGTTCGTGGCCTGGCGCTCGGCACAGGGAGTGGCGGATCCGGCAGCGGTCCTCCACGAGGTCCTGACCACACTGCTGGACCGGTCCTGA